Genomic DNA from Paenibacillus sp. MBLB1832:
CGTATATCATCTCCAGCCCCATTACGGTTTCAGGCAACGTCAAGCGGATCGCCGGTTTTGGCACGTTCATTAAACCAACAGGGGGCACGCCTGTAAAGTTCGTCATTAACGACACCAACTACCCACAGCTGTTCATCGACCGATTGTTTGGACAGATTCAGCTCTCGCACGTATCGACGAAAGATCTTGTACTCTTGGACGACCAGATTGCAAGCTACGCAAATACGTCGGGAAGCGGCAATCTGTATCTGGAAGATACGTATGCGTACACGTTTGCTTTTAACGGAAACAAAGCCTGGCTCAGGCAAGTCAACCCAGAAAGTCCTAACAGTACCCAAATTGTTAATAATGGGGGCACCGTGTGGGCCTTAGGGGTGAAGACGGAATGGATGCACACCGTCGCCAAGACGATGGTGGGCGGCAAGAGCGAACTCCTCGGTGTATTCATGTATCCAGCCCAAGGTAACGTTCCCGTCTCGACACCTGCATTTGAAACCGTGGATTCCCAAGCTTCTATCGGATACGGCATATTCAATGATGCGGTCAAGTCGTATACCATCTTGTTCCGGGAGACGCGGGGCGGCGTCACCAGTGATCTGCTTGCTGATCCGCTCGTACCGAAACGAACGTCAGCGGGTACAAAGGTTTCGCTATATACTGCGATCCCGCTCTCAGGCGATATCCCGTTCGGCGATACGAGTCCGCCAAGTACGCCTACGCTAACACTGCAATCAAAGACTGGCACCTCGGCAACGCTTACGTGGGGGGCCTCGTCGGATAACGTGGGTGTAACTGGTTATATGGTTTACCGAGGAAATCTTCGGGTCGCTGATACTTCAAGCTTAACATTTACAGATACGGGGCTAGATTCACAAACGACTTATACCTACACGGTCAAGGCCCATGACTATTTGTTCAATCTATCGAATTCGAGCAATTTGGTGATCAAAACCCCGTAATTCCTGCAACTTGTCCTAATCACGAATATAGTTACGGAACACGTATTCTAGAAAAGGTTAACTGGTTCGATATCATGTGTCTTGGCAGATGGCTCCATGGCAGGATATGGTGTTAGCAGCAAGGGCCATGGTATCGGCCGGAAAGGAGGTGAGACATGAGAGTGTCCGGATTGGAGGCGATTCAATCGGTAACAGCGGGCAAGAAAGTGAGATCGTCAAGAAGCCGTCTGCTGCTTCAGAATATTCCTTTGCTGGTGATGTTTATCCCGGGGGTTCTGTATTATGTTGTATTCAAATATATCCCGATTGGCGGCGTCGTCATCGCCTTTAAGGACTATAACTTTAATGACGGGATCATAAATAGCCCCTGGGTTGGGTTGAAGCATTTCCGTATTTTATTCAGTAACCCGCAATCCTCGCATATCATTGTGAACACGTTATGGTTAAGCGTTCTCCGAATTGTGTTTGGATTCCCGTTTCCGATTATCCTCGCCATCATGCTGAACGAAGTGAGGAAATCATGGTTTAAGCGCACGGTGCAAACGATGGTGTTTATCCCGCATTTTTTTTCATGGGTCATTGTCGGAGGTATTGTACTCACAATATTCGGTCAAGAGAGCGGCACGTTGAACATTCTCCTTAAGCAGTGGACAGGTCAAGCCTATCCGTTCCTCTATCAGGCTTCTAGCTGGGTAGCCGTGTATATTGGTTCAGGGACATGGAAGGAAGCCGGGTTTGCATCGATCATTTATTTGG
This window encodes:
- a CDS encoding ABC transporter permease, with amino-acid sequence MRVSGLEAIQSVTAGKKVRSSRSRLLLQNIPLLVMFIPGVLYYVVFKYIPIGGVVIAFKDYNFNDGIINSPWVGLKHFRILFSNPQSSHIIVNTLWLSVLRIVFGFPFPIILAIMLNEVRKSWFKRTVQTMVFIPHFFSWVIVGGIVLTIFGQESGTLNILLKQWTGQAYPFLYQASSWVAVYIGSGTWKEAGFASIIYLAALAAIDPGLYEAAAIDGASKARQIWHITLPGISTVIAMMFILSLGGVMDVSFDQAYILGNSVVADVSEVISTWIYKFGLQGGQFGITTAMGLFESLVALILITAGNAVARRFGKELW